A region from the Poecilia reticulata strain Guanapo linkage group LG12, Guppy_female_1.0+MT, whole genome shotgun sequence genome encodes:
- the fbp1b gene encoding fructose-1,6-bisphosphatase 1b produces the protein MSDRGAFDTNVVTLTRFVLEEGRKAQGTGELTTLLNSICTAVKAISSAVRKAGIANLYGIAGSTNVTGDQVKKLDILSNDLVINMIKSSFTSCVLVSEEDEKAIIVEPDKRGKYIVCFDPLDGSSNIDCLVSIGTIFAIYKKTTAGEPCEQDALQPGRNIVAAGYALYGSATMMVISTGQGVNGFMLDPAIGEFILVDRDVKIKKKGKIYSLNEGYAQHFYPDVTEYLHKKKHPEDGSAPYGSRYIGSMVADVHRTLVYGGIFLYPANVKSPKGKLRLLYECNPMAFIMEQAGGKATTGSENVLDIQPTNIHQRVPVILGSPDDVQEYLSMYKKHNK, from the exons ATGTCCGATAGAGGAGCTTTCGACACCAACGTGGTGACCCTCACCAGGTTTGTTCTGGAGGAAGGCAGGAAGGCCCAAGGAACTGGAGAGCTGACAACCCTGCTGAACTCCATCTGCACCGCTGTCAAAGCTATTTCCTCTGCAGTCAGGAAGGCTGGGATTGCTAACCT ATATGGGATCGCTGGAAGCACCAACGTGACGGGCGACCAGGTGAAGAAGCTGGACATCCTGTCCAACGACCTGGTGATCAACATGATCAAGTCGTCCTTCACCTCCTGTGTCCTGGTCTCGGAGGAAGATGAGAAAGCCATCATAGTGGAGCCAGATAAGAGA GGAAAGTACATCGTCTGCTTTGACCCACTAGATGGATCTTCCAACATCGACTGTCTTGTCTCCATTGGGACAATTTTTGCCATCTACAAAAAG ACCACAGCTGGCGAGCCATGTGAGCAGGACGCCCTGCAGCCCGGCAGAAACATCGTAGCAGCTGGTTACGCCTTGTACGGCAGCGCCACCATGATGGTCATCTCCACTGGGCAGGGCGTGAACGGCTTCATGCTGGACCCC GCAATCGGCGAGTTCATTTTGGTAGACCGAGACGTGAAGATCAAGAAGAAGGGTAAAATCTACAGTTTGAACGAAGGGTATGCACAGCATTTTTATCCGGACGTGACGGAGTACCTTCACAAGAAGAAACACCCAGAG GATGGTTCTGCACCTTACGGCAGCAGATATATTGGCTCGATGGTGGCAGATGTTCATCGAACACTGGTGTACGGCGGGATCTTCTTATACCCTGCCAACGTCAAGAGTCCAAAGGGCAAG CTGAGGCTTCTGTATGAATGCAACCCCATGGCCTTCATCATGGAGCAGGCAGGAGGCAAGGCCACCACCGGGTCAGAGAACGTTCTGGACATCCAGCCCACCAACATCCACCAGAGAGTCCCTGTCATCTTGGGATCCCCTGACGATGTGCAAGAGTATCTTTCCATGTACAAGAAGCATAACAAATGA
- the gas1b gene encoding growth arrest-specific protein 1b, whose product MERVLLLICCELIIAIGSCGGSPNPNHRPVCWKAILRCQGEAECRYAYDQYLHACASVISGVRRKCPSHCISSLIQLNLTRHGPDLEDCDCAADPVCRSTQRAIDPCMPRTSTMGCTEARLQCETDPACSSAMADYLFHCRKLFGGQRCSESCRKMIAKMRSMPRAQQLDACVCDGTDRNICEYIKLSMKTLCAESGDRFAGSGFGDSEEDTEEDDIYQDYYVENSGSSPTYQTHLKTLTFMVAFAGFI is encoded by the coding sequence ATGGAGCGGGTTCTACTTCTGATATGCTGCGAGTTGATCATAGCCATCGGTTCCTGTGGTGGATCTCCGAACCCTAACCATCGCCCCGTGTGCTGGAAAGCCATCCTCAGATGTCAGGGAGAAGCTGAGTGCCGTTACGCGTACGACCAGTACCTGCACGCCTGCGCGTCCGTCATCAGCGGCGTGCGCAGGAAGTGTCCCAGCCACTGCATCTCGTCTCTCATCCAGCTCAACCTGACCCGGCACGGCCCGGATCTGGAGGACTGCGATTGCGCCGCGGACCCGGTGTGCCGGAGCACCCAGAGAGCCATCGACCCGTGCATGCCGCGGACCAGCACCATGGGCTGCACCGAGGCGCGGCTGCAGTGCGAGACGGACCCGGCGTGCAGCTCGGCGATGGCGGACTACCTGTTCCACTGCCGGAAGCTTTTCGGGGGCCAGAGGTGCTCGGAGAGCTGCCGCAAAATGATCGCCAAAATGCGCTCCATGCCGAGGGCGCAGCAGCTCGACGCATGCGTCTGCGACGGCACCGACAGGAACATCTGCGAGTACATCAAGCTGAGCATGAAGACTCTGTGCGCGGAGTCCGGCGACAGGTTCGCGGGCAGCGGTTTCGGAGACTCCGAGGAGGACACGGAGGAAGATGATATTTACCAGGATTATTATGTGGAGAACTCCGGCAGCTCTCCAACTTATCAAACACATCTGAAAACTTTGACCTTCATGGTGGCTTTCGCAGGATTCATCTGA